The window agtgttgaagctccaagcatgacagtcggattcttgcagatttcgaagctgctgtgatgtttcgaagatctggaaatatttaaccattagttcattctgaatttttgatatgttatgaaagagacgatgaggaacaacttcaatgaagaaagcatgctgatctgagcaagagaaaatagagtttcaaagctcacaacaaatctgacgggttgacagaaaaataataaccagtcattcatcatacctgaatttcttgagttatacagctccgagggatctcaaatttggatatgttgtagttcacaagctgaggaacaacttcaatgaagaaagcatgctgatctgagcaagagaaaatagagtttcaaagctcacaacaaatctgacgggttgacagaaaaataataaccagtcactcatcatacctggatttctggagttatactgctccgagggacctcaaatttggatatgttgtagttcacaagttaaggaacaacttcgatgaagaaagtatgttgatctgagcaagagaaaatggagtttttgaagctcacaacaagtttgacgcgttgatatacaaatgacgaacaatcactcatcatacctgaatttctggagttgtactgctccgatggatctccaattcggatatgttgtagttcacgagctaaggaacaactttcatgaagatggttttgcgatctgagccacagaaaatgatgttatattgaagaaaagctaaaggaagactaaagcaaagcaaaagagaaGCTAAAGGAAGACAAAATCATGGCACATGATAATGAGTCATACCCTACCCCTCATTCAGCTCCATTCGAATACACccatgtaaatgacacaagaaaaagggagggagtaaaaaaaaaaaaaaaaaaaaaaaaaaaaaaaaaaaaaaaaaaaaagttcataggcctccacttctttgggcctaacacatcttcataacaaaaaacaatatatgaagaaagagccctgggttaccacttcgaaaagaaacaagtgaagttttcctactcatgacattgactactagctagacacctcattcggcaactctcttcgcctgaagacttgggggactcccaccatatgctactgcaccttgatactcgacagtctcacaaccactcagtgacttggatttttcaagtctccaaccgagaagttttcctcactcgggaaattaagggaacactacctcaaactacatgctccactcacaaagcttcaacaatacaggtttcaacaaaagcaaaaaattcaaagaactttatgaaaaaggctttggtgtatttaacacaatatgttgaaatgaagcaaagcttatttattaatattttcgataagccacaaatatgtacatatacatgagtcaaaataaacaaacaaaagggagccttcacaaaggttgcttaggggaagtctcagcagtcggtagagccccagaaagagaaagcaccggagggtggttatccggagcctcagtacttgacaaaaccccagaaggaggaggcattggaggttcatcatttgaagcttcattaccaggtacagccccagaggacgaaggcaataaatgcctttggaacaaacccacaaaccgctgatgatcaagtaaaaccttaccatcagattccttcatctggtcaagcttcctcttcatgtttgtagcatagtcatgggcgagccggtgcaactgcttattctcatgcttgagccctctaatctcctgtttgagactcatcacttcagcagccaatgattcaacttggcgggttctagcaaataggcgttgggccatattagacacagaacctgcacactgaacactaagagccagagagtccttaacagccaactcatcagaccgtttggaaagtagtctgttatctttgggagtgagaaggttcctggccaccactgcagcggtcatatcattcttcatcacagaatccccaacggtaagaggaccagtaggggatatgaaggatgggcgccatatgttgtctggagaaggcgtggctgtctcttctccaaggttcaagtcaaaacgacggtcggagggtccagacattttcaaatgtgttgaagaaggaagaggtcagacaaatcaagatcttagaagtgcaagaaatgagcttctactggtagagattcaagtgtgctgtggaacttaatgccagcctctataaaaatctgcactcgacggagcttcagaaatcgaagaggcgtttgctttctcaaaagctgggctgctcagagaccacgagggccgatctcagaaatcgaagaagcacctgcttttgcagcctcgtcagcacctgtcacatgcacaatcagctttgcggaaattacgggcaatctgtcgaagatttctggtgaagcagaaagcacgtgaatcttactgatcaatcaccgctctccatatgcaccatcaactcctcgggtaccacatataactttgtcaaagatctctgacaaagtttaggcacgagaatttcgaagtgccagctaccctactattacccataagggtaaaggaacagcaccactgcttgacaactggaaagtccctatgtgtgtcgacctccgtgttttgtggcaagacaggttggcaagaacgaccaacctttactcacattcgagaaaagactcccaacataattactttctcaaaaaccggagtagcaccgctttccgaatctcgagagtcagatcctcgacgggattgcttgttcgaaaaccgaagaggcacaactctcagaacttcgagagccagatttccttagataaagcttgtctgtaatctccacacgtaatatcagctttccagataccacataccactttttcaaagtgctctgacaaaattaaaacacgtgaagctggcagctcccactacattgctgtgaccaagaagggtaaaggaatagcattactacttgttattgggaaatccctatatacattgacctccctcctcaacggacaggcaaacctgcaaaaatgctcaaccctttctcacattcgaaaaggcaccctcaacataacctctcgaaatactcagctttatttccccccgataatacctcagcaaataagccacaccaagaacaagagtatctcatatcatcagggtcgaaagcaagagtatcccatatcatgctttctccctgtctttgtctttgtccttgtccacacctgcaggacaaggagaaagagagcagtcagtcggaacctgaaatcaaacctccaatttggaactgactgcctggagcctttgcctggttgcttacttagcattgctctcgagtactcatcctcaactgctgtcaaggtcacgaattccaccggcaaatacctcatgacagttgatcagatattggctctttacactgaagctgccaagcgtggatgagtcactatgaaggaatgttctgaaggaccatttaaatgcaaaggttgcacaccacttctgccatgcaaaagattgaagcagaaggttcaacggtgagctgaaacagatcactacagcacgacacctttccataccacattcattattccgtcaacagcaaaagtatcccatatcatcaaggtcgaacgtactctagatttgatggacttgttttgaccctcaaatttttgagtcggccttatactctgaagggcaccagaaaaccctccagcacagttcaagaataagcctgtggaaagttacttcttcaaaagcaaaagtatctcatatcatctcttatccatttgcttctccttatcctggcagttgaatgagagacaaggagaatgagaacaatcaaccggaagccgacgtcaaacctctgatcctgggttgcttacttggaagtttgactgcttaccttgtctgtcgcctctttcggcagatctcctagctcggcgacttgggggactcctactatagggtttgtatcacacttgactaagcccgaaactacaactaagcttcaagtgaaattgatacattaccttgtgcgtcaacatcagctaagtacaccattcccggatggaggaaaggtatttccagagaagggcagatgaagatcagaccacacttcggtacttagaagtttcgtgattactcaagggattggatcttgcaagtccccaaccgaggagtttccctcactcgggaacttaggggagcactgtttgtaccatacttgaccaatcccgaaactaccgagcaccggccaacgctatactgtcaaggacccagaagagttcccctccgaccaggaggccaatcactactcgacacgtgtcaagattagaagccaatcagagcgcagcacgtgtcaacatcaagaaccaatcataacatgacacatgtcaatgtgacaaagctacaagtttttctataaataggggtcattcccccacaatattgccgaatgccattttgtgttaaatcattcacaagaactcactaaattgagagcttgatcctttgtacttgtgtaagcccttcactactaataagaactcctctactccgtggacgtagccaatctgggtgaaccacgtacatcctgtgtttgcttctctgtctctattcatttacgtacttatcctcactagtgaccgaagcaaccaagcgaaggtcacaaaacctgacactttctgttgtaccaaaagttctaaaataataaaactacgAAATAAGTTCAAAAttgtaatataaatatatataaaagtgAGAAAATGAACATGAggggagaagaaagagaaagggggTGGGGCTAAGTCGAAGATCAAAAATGAGAGATGAGAGATGAAAGAGAGAAGATAAGTTGACGTATGGAAGAGGGAGGGGCGAAAGGAgacaagaaagagaaagaaagagggagGGTGGGGAAATGAGTGGAAAAAAATGGTAGTtggtgacacgccccgatcccgatgtccTTGGGACATCGGGATaatcacgtgctggccgacacccgaagggtgacgaaagccatttaattTAAGCAAAAGCTGGAAAATATGCTAAAACATTCAATAGGAACTAATAACACAATATTAAAGTTCAACTGCTAACTATTAAAATTAGGATAACGCataacatgttcagagcatacgtcTAATACTGAATACAAGCGAAATTCAAGATAGAGAAGTGCTATTACAATAGGTGCCGAAGCAGAGAAGATATATCACTGAATCACTGGTAGGGAAATTCCTCGTAGCTCAGATCGTATTCCTCGTTATAAGGTCCTAAAGGGGGcgtaaaacaaacatgagtggaccaagttgatatatataataaaacagttatcaacatactaacccccaggttttatgaaaacacacacacacacacacacacacacacatatatatatatatatatatatatatatatatataatgataaacataggttttccgaaacctagcatgtcaTGCAATGTCTTAAATCATAAcctgtatatataataatcactagtaaATGTCCAATAACCCCCAGTCCCGATGCCAGCTCCCTGTCTttgagcagacagtcagaggaaaatacattTTACGCCCCATGCCAGCTCTCCGTCCCTGTGCttaatagccagaggaaacacacttcAGGCCTTATCCCAACACCAAACTGTCGCCCAGGATGGACCAGACACTATCCTTACGTCCCGTAGCtgaaaggaccactaggtaagtacgaAACCATTGAACATGtatatattgaaaagcaacttcatagtataaagtcatccatcatctatactataaagaggtgttctaaacatgttctaaatatcatatcgtcatccatcatatTATTCTATTagaacatgggttataggaaaaatagtaattattcaatctagcctcagtaagcatgttatctcacaaaacatttcataaaacataatcattaaatcatgcttttcatgtatgcatttctactattaaaacatgcatttttgaaggggtccactcaccgtaCACCGATAGTGCAAAGCTGTACCAAAAATGAATAATGAAATCACCGCTAATAATCGCACCTATTCACATAAAGGGTACATGTAGTCAAACTCTACTCAatcgattgaatttgggaaaacgaacTTCAGAAACGGGTCCAGAacatcgaaattagcctaggagaggTCCTGAACGAAAACCCAAAAAGTCAACCCGAAAGTCAAAGTCAATGGTCAACGGTCAGACGTTGGACCAAGTTTAGGGCTTTAGGGTTAGGCCGATTAGGCcctaagggtttagggttttaggttaGGGAAATGGGTTTAAGGaaattgggtttagggtttgggcaTCAAGCCCTTAACAAAAACCCAAAGGCTTTTTTGAAActaaaaggaataaaaaaaaaaaaaaaaaggaataggGCTTGGGCTTAACGGGCTTGAGGCCCAAGTTCCTTCTGGCCCTGAGGCTTGAAAGCCAAATGTTTGGGCGAACGGGCCAAAGGCCCTAAAGGAAACGGCCCGAAGGCCTTTAGGTCTTAaggaattttaaataaaaataaaaactgaaagggAAAGGGTTTTGGGCTGAAACAAAACGGGCTTAAGGCCCGTAGGTTTGAGAAACGGCCTGAAAGGCTTGGTGCGAAACGAAGAAGAATGCCGGAGCTTTCCCAGCTCCGGCCGACTACAAAATGGGTCATTAGGGTCCGATCTAGTTaccaacatgaagaggaaagagagaggagtAAGTCTATACCCTTGGTTTGCCGTAGAACAGCCTGAGGTGATCGGAAATCTCCTCAACAACCACGGGCTCACCGGAGATGGGTAGGCTTTCCCTTGAGCCAATCTCATTTTAAAACCTTGGAAATAACAAGGAAATACTCAATAAAACACATCCACGCATCAATCTAGAACGAATAAAGGGAAAAcccgaagcttacctaaccgaaaaaatgaagaaactcACCGGAGGTGTTCCGGGGTTTCGCTGTCCTTGTTGCgacaggagagagagagagaaaaagatgaGGTTTTGATGGCGATGATGGTGTCTTCTGTCGAGCAGGTGGTGCAGCTATGTGTGTGCATGTTCACGgtgaaagaagaagagatatGAGAGGAttttgaaagagagagagatagaagagAGCGTGCAGAgaaagaaataagaagaaaGGGGTCACGGGCTAGGGGAGGGAAAGAGAAACGTGATGGGTGTTGGGGAGCTAACACTTGGCAGCTTGAGGGTGAGAAAATCCCACTTAAGATATGGGTAAAAAAAACATCTAAGGGTTTAAAATAGTTTAAAACCAATAATTTATTGGGGgaattataattatatatatataagggaagggtgtaacaatctacccccttatAAAAACtcgtccccgaaatttacaACCTTAAGCAAATAAAAACGGATACTGACTCCTCATCACATCCTCAGTTTCCCAAGTCGCTTCCTTAACAACGTGGTTCCTCCAGAGCACTTTCACCAACGGAATAACTGAATGATATGAGAGGGATCTGGTACATATTTTCGAAGCATAGAAACGTGGAAAACGTTATGAATTAGTGACAACTCTGGTGGTAGCTCCAGCCTATAAGTAACCGCACCAATTCTTTCAGTAATCTGATAAGGACCAACGTATCGACAACTCAGCTTTCCTCGCTTACCAAAACGAACAACACCCTTCCAGGGAGATAACTTCAAGAACATAAAGTCACCAACCTTATACTCACGATCCCTGGAATGTTTGTTCGCAATGCTTTTCTGTCGGTTTTGCGTTGCCTTTAGGTTTCTCTTAATCAGTTGGATGTTAGCATTGGTAGTGTCCACAATCTCTGGTCCCAACAACACTCGTTCGTCGACCTCTAACCAACACAACGGCGTCCGACACACTTTCCCATACAGAGCCTCATAAGGTGCCATGTCGATACTCAAATGATAGCTGTTATTGTATGCAAACTCAACCAACGACATATAGCTATCCCAATTACCTTTCCACTTGTGAACATACACTCTCAACATGTCTTCCAATGTCTGAATTGTCGACTCAGACTGACTATCGGTATGTGGATGATAGGCAATTCTGAATAGCAACTGAGTACCCATGGCCGTATTAAAAGCTTTCCAAAACCTGGAAGTGAACCTAGGATCTCTGTTTGAAACGATGGAAACGAGTACCCCACGAAGTCTGATAATATTATCGATGAACAACTTCGACGACTTTTCCAGTGAATAAGTCTGTTGAACAGGCAAGAAATGAGCAGTCTTAGTGAGTCGATCCACAATTACCCAAATGCCGTCCAATCTCGACTGTGTCCTCGGCAAACcatacacaaaatccatggtGATGTCTTCCCATTTCCATGCTGGTATAGGCAGATTTTGCATTAGTCACTTAGGTCTTTGTCTCTCGACCTTCACCTGTTGACAAATAATGCATCTACTCACATAATCCACCATATCTCGCTTCATTCCAACCCAGTAATAGAACGGACGGATAATGCGATATAATTTGGTGCTTCCTGGATGCATGGCATATGCTGAAATGTGTGTTTCATCCAGGATTTCCTTTTTCACTGCTTCGTTATCCTGTGGCACGTACAACCTGTTTTCTAACATCAAGGCTCCATCCTTTCGAATATtaaaatctttcctttttcccCTGGAAACCAAACTCTTTAGGACAACACACTCCGGGTCGAGTTCCTGAGCTTCTATGACCATATCCACTAAAACAAATCTAACCTGGAAATGTGCCAACCAAGCTCCCTGATCACCCGTGTTCACCGTAACGCCCATTTCTCGACGAGAAAATAGTAGCGGAACATGGATAGCTCTAAGGGATGCAAGTTTTCCGTGATATTTCTGACAAAGTGCATCCGCCACTACATTGGCCTGTCCAAGATGATATTCGATCATGCAGTTATAGTCACTGATAAGTTCCATCCATCTTCTTTGCCTCAAGTTCAAGTCTCTCTGTGTAAAGATATATTTGAGACATTTATGATCAGTGAAGATGTGACACTTCTCGCCGTACaagtaatgtctccaaatcttcaaagtgaACACTACTGCACCGAGTTCTAAATCATGAGTGGGATAGTTTCTCTCATGCATCTTCAGCTGTTTGGAAGCATAAGTAATGACTTTCTCATGctgcatcaatacacaacccagACCTGACAGGGATGCATCCGTGTAGATCTCAAACTCACCACTATCGTCTGGAAGAGCAAGAACGGGAGCTTGAGTGAGACGCTGCTTCAGCTCCTGAAAACTCCACTCACAATCTTCTTCCCACTTAAACTCAACCTCTTTCCGAGTCAACTTATTCCGAGGCAGGGCAGTTGCTGAGAAACCCTTAACAAATCTTCGGTAATATCCAGCCAGACCTAGAAAACTCCTCACCTCTGTAACATTCCTCGGTTGCTTCCATGTAGTTATCGCCGACACCTTCTGAGGATCCACACTAATTCCCTCAGTAGATACTACATGTCCGAGAAAGCTGATCTGGTTTAGCAAGAATTAACATTTGctgaacttagcatacaactgcTGACTTCTCAACCTTTCCAACACCAACCTTAAATGTTTCATGTGTTTGTCAACACTCTTAGAATAGATCAGAATATCATCGATGAACACAATCACAAACCGATCCAGATACAGTCTAAAGATTTTGTTCATCAAAACCATGAACATTGCAGGTGCATTTGTCAATCCAAAAGGCATGACACGGAATTCAAAGTGTCCATACCTAGTGCGGAAGGTAGTATTCGGTACATCTTCATCCTGAATTAGCAGCTGATGATAACCTGAGCGAAGATCGATCTTAGAGAACACCTAAGCACCATTCAACTGGTCAAACAGGTCATCGATTCGAGTCAGAGGATAACGATTCTTCATCGTCACCCGGTTCATCTGCTGGTAGTCGATGCAAAGTCTCATCGATCCATCATTCtttttaacaaataaaacaGGAGCGTCCCAGGGAGACATGTTGGGCTAGATATAACCTTTATCCACTAGCTCCTGTAGTTGAATCTTTAATTCTCTCAATTCCGCTGGTGCCATTCTATAAGGTGGTAAAGAGATAGGGTCTGTACCTGGAAGTAAATCGGTGGTAAATTCAATTTCCTTCACAGGCGGTAACCCTGGTAAATCCTCCGAAAAGACATCAGTGAATTTCTTCACCACCTGCACGTTTTTAGGACTTAACGAATATTTACCCTTCATCACTACGTGGGCTAGGAATCTCACACATCCTTTATACAACAACTTAGATGCCTGGATAACAGAAATAATACTATTAGGAATGATTCGTCGCTCATCCTGAAATGTGATTGACGGTCGTCCAGGTAGATTGAACATCACAGATATCTCCCAACATGCGACATATGTACGATGCCTGGATAGCCAAACCATCCCCAATATAACATCGAACTCCGCCAAATTGAAAGGAACTAAATTAGCCTCCATCATTTCCCCTTCCACTATTACCGGGCAACCTTTATTCTCCCACTGTGCACAGAACAGATCTCCATGCGGCATTTGTACAAGCATATCATAGCCAAGCGATGTAGGATGCGAATGATGAAGACACAAATGAAAAAGTAACACCAAGATCAATTAGAACTCTCGCCCAATTACCATAGATAAGTAACATACCAGTAATAACTTGGGGATCCTGATCAGCCTCATGTTGAGTCATGGCATTGATACGTCCATGGAATTGACGTCCTGCACCACCGTTATGACCACCTCAAGCCCTAAAACCCTGGTTGTTACAGCCTGCTCGATTCCCTTGAGTGCGACTACCTGAAGCCACACTAGACTGTTGCAGCTGTCTCTAAGTGGAAAATTGAGTATGTTGGCTCCCACTCCCGCCATAGTTCTGAGTATAATTGCTGCCATAACTAGAACTCAGGTTACCCCGTCCATTATAACTCAGAACAAATGCATAACTTTTGGCAGGTTGCCCTGAAAGGCAAAATCTAGCAATATGCCCCGTGCCTCCACACTTGTGACACGTGATTGGTGATCTGAAGTGATTGAATGATCGCCTCCCAGTTTCATTGCATGAGCCCTCGTTAGAAGAACCTGAACCTTGGCCCTGGCGTTTGAAGGAATGAGAGCGTCTAGGGCCAACAAAGTTAGAGGAGCTACCAGGTTCCCTCATACTCCGGGATCGAAAACCACGACCCCTCTGGTTCTGGTACAGAGGTTGGTTTCAATTTCTGGGTGGTTTCTGAAACTATGACTGCTCCTGATTATGAGTCTCCCATCTAGACTGCTCGATTATCAAACAAGTCTCGATCATCTCCTCATAACTTTTGTGCCTTATGGCTGCCACTGGTTCATGATAGTCTGGATTCAAGCAAAGCAGTAACTGAACCATCATTTCACTCGGGTTCTCATAAGTGCCTGAATGATGTCTTGACAAACGCCAAAAAGTATTATCAACCTCCGTGATACTCAGATCACCCTAGCGAAACTCCAGGAATTGTTGTCTCAT is drawn from Malus domestica chromosome 14, GDT2T_hap1 and contains these coding sequences:
- the LOC139191576 gene encoding uncharacterized protein is translated as MSGPSDRRFDLNLGEETATPSPDNIWRPSFISPTGPLTVGDSVMKNDMTAAVVARNLLTPKDNRLLSKRSDELAVKDSLALSVQCAGSVSNMAQRLFARTRQVESLAAEVMSLKQEIRGLKHENKQLHRLAHDYATNMKRKLDQMKESDGKVLLDHQRFVGLFQRHLLPSSSGAVPGNEASNDEPPMPPPSGVLSSTEAPDNHPPVLSLSGALPTAETSPKQPL